A genomic region of Streptomyces rimosus contains the following coding sequences:
- a CDS encoding DUF2637 domain-containing protein, which produces MPSPNTTALAFLRGTAAIRLGIILLGATGFALSYDALRQMAVAIHIRGLLTYAFPLVIDGFIAIGVGALLILRAAPPPSRLYVWALVGIATGTSIWANALHAIRLNQQIRPTGLHLDDVTVGVLSAIAPLALAGAVHLYLVVRRHPAKGGGPEEDATAYRHVGAVRHNDGMAESRPLLAAEGGPGCEAPVLKPCADEVTESLQSVPDAPTQSVKPRGRQPSATMDQLLTIGRDAPRGRGGRISRRNVEAAIRAEGFSVGKDRVDEATRTLQTELDKAPAGAT; this is translated from the coding sequence TTGCCTTCGCCCAACACCACCGCCCTGGCGTTCCTACGGGGCACCGCGGCGATCCGCCTCGGCATCATCCTGCTCGGCGCGACCGGCTTCGCCCTTTCGTACGACGCGCTGCGTCAGATGGCCGTCGCCATCCACATCCGTGGACTGCTGACGTACGCCTTCCCCCTCGTGATCGATGGCTTCATCGCCATCGGCGTCGGCGCCCTGCTCATCCTGCGCGCTGCGCCACCGCCCTCCCGGCTGTATGTCTGGGCGCTCGTCGGTATCGCCACCGGCACGAGCATCTGGGCCAACGCGCTGCATGCGATCCGTCTCAACCAGCAGATCCGCCCTACCGGCCTGCACCTGGACGACGTGACCGTCGGAGTTCTGTCGGCCATCGCTCCGCTGGCCCTCGCCGGTGCCGTTCACCTCTACCTCGTTGTCCGCCGCCACCCCGCCAAGGGCGGTGGCCCTGAGGAGGACGCCACCGCATATCGCCACGTCGGCGCCGTCCGCCACAACGACGGTATGGCCGAGTCGCGGCCCCTCCTCGCCGCCGAAGGAGGCCCAGGCTGTGAGGCCCCGGTGCTGAAACCTTGTGCCGATGAGGTGACGGAAAGCCTCCAGAGCGTGCCGGACGCCCCGACACAATCCGTCAAGCCCAGGGGCCGGCAGCCCAGCGCCACCATGGACCAGCTGCTCACCATCGGCCGCGATGCTCCCCGAGGACGCGGCGGGCGCATCTCACGCCGCAACGTCGAAGCAGCCATCCGAGCTGAGGGTTTCTCCGTGGGCAAGGACCGCGTGGACGAAGCCACCCGCACCCTTCAGACCGAGCTCGATAAGGCCCCTGCCGGGGCGACGTAA
- a CDS encoding DUF3631 domain-containing protein: protein MRSCPVQPTTPGPNPVGGRAAWPTVAIPGEPGARPADDRTGDVVEPTAGSASDQLPVREPLRTGGKGLVGPLTEGEQALADLRAQVRRYVILPSEETLTAVTLWVAATHLQRAWQHAPRLAVVGPAKRCGKSRLLDVVTETVHNHLITVNASASAIFRSITDEDPPTLLVDEADTLFGTAKVAEKNEELRGLLNAGHQRNRPTLRVGGNDHKPQKFPTFAMAALAGIGDLPDTIMDRSVVIRMRRRGPGEKYDSFRTGRDTPALHRTRGRLSAWLKPLYRQAMDSEPDMPVEDRAADTWEPLVIVADLAGGEWPGLARNACRTMVGHEAGQDEEGGLRTRILVDIRRAFAAEGDPAVLRTSRLLDHLNADKEAPWAEHGANGLTPRGLQLLLKDYGISSANRRFPDGAQAKGFARNQFVDAWYRYCPEPVPAAGAAHPVAELLPGTAT, encoded by the coding sequence ATGAGGAGCTGCCCTGTGCAACCTACGACACCCGGCCCGAATCCCGTGGGCGGCCGAGCAGCCTGGCCGACCGTGGCAATACCGGGGGAGCCGGGTGCTCGCCCAGCCGACGACCGGACCGGAGATGTGGTCGAACCCACGGCGGGCAGCGCATCGGACCAGTTGCCGGTCCGGGAGCCCCTGAGGACGGGCGGAAAGGGGCTTGTCGGTCCCTTGACGGAAGGCGAGCAGGCACTGGCTGACCTGCGGGCGCAGGTACGGCGGTACGTGATCCTGCCGAGCGAGGAAACCCTCACGGCCGTGACGTTGTGGGTGGCTGCCACCCACCTGCAGCGCGCGTGGCAGCACGCACCCCGCCTGGCGGTGGTGGGGCCGGCCAAGCGGTGCGGGAAGTCGCGGCTGCTGGACGTGGTGACCGAGACGGTGCACAACCACCTGATCACGGTCAACGCCAGCGCATCGGCGATCTTCCGCTCGATCACCGACGAAGACCCGCCGACCCTTCTCGTCGACGAGGCCGACACCCTTTTCGGCACGGCCAAGGTGGCGGAGAAGAACGAGGAGCTGCGGGGCCTGCTCAACGCCGGTCACCAGCGCAACCGGCCCACCCTGCGGGTCGGCGGCAACGATCACAAGCCGCAGAAGTTCCCCACCTTCGCCATGGCCGCGCTCGCCGGTATCGGCGACCTGCCGGACACGATCATGGACCGGTCCGTGGTCATCCGGATGCGCCGCCGGGGGCCGGGAGAGAAGTACGACTCCTTCCGTACCGGTCGCGACACGCCTGCCCTTCACCGGACCCGCGGCCGACTCTCCGCATGGCTGAAGCCGCTGTACCGGCAGGCGATGGACAGCGAGCCGGACATGCCGGTCGAGGACCGCGCGGCGGACACCTGGGAACCGCTGGTGATCGTCGCCGATCTCGCCGGAGGTGAGTGGCCAGGACTTGCCCGCAATGCCTGCCGGACCATGGTCGGTCACGAGGCCGGGCAGGACGAGGAGGGGGGCCTGCGGACCCGCATCCTGGTCGACATCCGCCGGGCCTTCGCCGCCGAGGGCGATCCCGCGGTCCTGCGGACGAGTCGCCTGCTCGACCACCTCAACGCGGACAAGGAAGCACCGTGGGCCGAGCACGGCGCCAACGGCCTCACCCCGCGCGGCCTTCAGTTGCTGCTGAAGGACTACGGCATCAGCTCGGCCAACCGCCGCTTCCCCGACGGCGCCCAGGCCAAGGGCTTCGCGCGGAACCAGTTCGTCGACGCGTGGTACCGCTACTGCCCCGAGCCCGTGCCTGCGGCCGGGGCCGCCCATCCGGTGGCTGAGCTGTTGCCCGGCACTGCCACCTGA
- a CDS encoding helix-turn-helix domain-containing protein, whose translation MTQHGLDDEEDDVPEWADRVKANVAGEVRRRRKARGWSAQDLAERCEQLGHPIPRNVIANMESGRRANLPLVDVMVLAAALRTYPVCLIFPVGYVDQTQELPFQSLVPTWDALRRFTGEEDVSGRDAGLVPDFERHSALVRTALAALEEAEQAQFTAKTATSRAQQEEAERRRTKYADQAISAKYNLRYLRRDLRDAGATPPDLPPALGDVDPPEPDTDPTPEERL comes from the coding sequence ATGACACAACACGGTTTGGATGATGAAGAGGACGACGTTCCCGAGTGGGCGGACCGGGTCAAGGCCAATGTGGCCGGCGAAGTCCGGCGAAGAAGGAAGGCGAGAGGGTGGAGCGCACAGGATCTGGCGGAGCGGTGCGAGCAGCTCGGGCACCCCATCCCGCGCAACGTGATCGCCAACATGGAATCCGGGCGCCGGGCCAACCTCCCCTTGGTGGACGTCATGGTCCTGGCCGCCGCCCTGAGGACGTATCCGGTTTGCCTGATATTCCCGGTCGGTTACGTCGACCAGACCCAGGAACTGCCGTTCCAGAGCCTCGTGCCGACCTGGGACGCCCTGCGACGCTTCACCGGCGAGGAGGACGTGTCCGGGCGTGATGCGGGCCTGGTCCCCGACTTCGAGCGTCACTCCGCCCTCGTACGCACCGCCCTCGCCGCGCTCGAAGAGGCGGAGCAGGCGCAGTTCACCGCCAAGACGGCCACCAGCCGTGCCCAGCAGGAAGAAGCCGAGCGCAGGCGGACCAAGTACGCGGACCAGGCCATCTCCGCCAAGTACAACCTCCGCTACCTCCGCCGCGACCTGCGCGACGCGGGGGCCACCCCGCCCGACCTGCCTCCCGCGCTGGGCGACGTCGACCCGCCCGAACCCGATACCGACCCGACCCCGGAGGAACGCCTTTGA